One bacterium genomic window, AGATCGCGGCAAACTCGCACGAGAGCGCTTCGGAGGGGTCAGGTGCCGGTGCCTCAGTAGCAGCTCTCAGAGATTCAAAATCACCCGGGCTTCCCACAGACCGTTCGCCTGGGTAAGCGAGAAGCCGTGGTATGTTGCCGCCTTCACCATTCTCCGGACCGCGTGCCGGTTCGGATCGACAGTGTCGCCGAACAGCTCCGCCACGAGGGCCGTGTCGCGGAGTTCGGTGACTCGGCAGCGCCGGGGAAGGAATCGTTGAACGTCGAGCAGGTAAAGCAGTTCGTTGAGCCAGGTGACGAGCAGCGCCGAACGGTCGGCCGCCGACACGGTGGCCGTCATCCGGATATCCTCACGGAGTGCGTTCGGATCGACCATGAGATCGACCAGGGCGTCGGCGGCGTTCGCGAACAACTCTTCCAGTGTTTGTCCGCGGATGACAAGGCCGACGTCGGCGGTATGCTCGAACGTCTCGAAAGCCGTGAGGCGACGCGCCACCGGCTCAGCCTTTCACTACGGCCAGCGGGCGCAGGCGGGCGACTTTGCGGGTGATCCCGGCCCCGTCACTCACGCGGACCACGTCGGCGACATCCTTGTACGCCTCGGACGCTTCCTCGGCCAGGAGACCGCGGCTCTGAGCGCGGACGATGATGCCCCGCGCGGCCAAAGCCTCGACGATATCGACGCCGTGAAGCAGCCGCCGTGCTGCGCCGCGGCTCCGCATGCGCCCGGCGCCGTGCGGAGTCGAGCCGAACGTCTCCGCCATC contains:
- a CDS encoding archease, with the protein product MARRLTAFETFEHTADVGLVIRGQTLEELFANAADALVDLMVDPNALREDIRMTATVSAADRSALLVTWLNELLYLLDVQRFLPRRCRVTELRDTALVAELFGDTVDPNRHAVRRMVKAATYHGFSLTQANGLWEARVILNL